From Acidihalobacter aeolianus, a single genomic window includes:
- a CDS encoding YfhL family 4Fe-4S dicluster ferredoxin, which translates to MALYITDECINCDVCEPECPNAAISPGEEIYVIDPERCTECVGHYDTPQCQSVCPVDCIPKDPDRVESHEMLLAKYTRLMAEPQG; encoded by the coding sequence ATGGCCCTGTACATCACCGACGAATGCATCAACTGCGACGTCTGCGAGCCGGAATGCCCGAACGCGGCCATTTCGCCCGGCGAGGAGATCTACGTCATCGACCCGGAGCGCTGCACCGAATGCGTCGGCCACTACGACACGCCGCAGTGCCAGTCGGTGTGTCCGGTCGACTGCATCCCCAAGGACCCGGACCGGGTGGAAAGCCACGAGATGCTGCTCGCCAAATACACCCGCCTGATGGCCGAACCCCAGGGCTGA
- the coaD gene encoding pantetheine-phosphate adenylyltransferase, with protein MSLAVVYPGTFDPITNGHTDLVRRGSRVFSRIVVGVAADTGKQTTFSLTERVELAREALADVPGVEVTGFSGLLVDFVHAQQATLILRGLRAVSDFEHEFQLSSMNRKLAPDIESIFLTPDEAYGFISSSLVREIARLGGDVSDFVSPAVEQALRARFT; from the coding sequence ATGAGCCTGGCCGTCGTCTACCCCGGCACCTTCGACCCGATCACCAACGGACACACGGACCTCGTCCGTCGCGGCAGCCGCGTGTTCAGCCGCATCGTGGTCGGCGTGGCCGCGGATACCGGCAAGCAGACCACGTTCAGCCTGACCGAACGCGTAGAACTCGCGCGCGAGGCGCTGGCGGACGTGCCCGGGGTCGAGGTGACCGGATTCAGCGGCCTGCTGGTGGACTTCGTACATGCCCAGCAGGCGACGCTGATCCTGCGCGGGCTGCGCGCGGTCTCCGACTTCGAGCACGAATTCCAGCTTTCCAGCATGAACCGCAAGCTCGCGCCCGATATCGAAAGCATCTTTCTCACGCCGGACGAGGCCTACGGCTTCATCTCTTCCAGCCTGGTGCGCGAGATCGCGCGGCTGGGCGGGGATGTGTCGGATTTCGTCTCGCCGGCGGTCGAACAGGCCCTGCGGGCGCGCTTCACCTAG
- a CDS encoding divergent polysaccharide deacetylase family protein yields MRGAARLFIGLLAGALALCGPVAAVAADLAIIIDDVGYDQPLGEQAATLPGTVTLAFLPDTPYAVPLARLAYRNGKQIMLHLPMQSLEPHALGPGGLTMDMTQSEIRRTFLADLAAIPHVAGVNNHMGSLLTQNAGDMAWLMQDIRSVGGLFFVDSLTTPRSAALEEARRAGIPSAARDVFLDDVREPAYIEKQLDQAIAIARERGSAIAIGHPYPSTMAVLRARLPELAAAGIRLVKVSALIRQRSAGLLRAREHAPNAPATYAKR; encoded by the coding sequence ATGCGCGGCGCCGCGCGTCTCTTTATTGGCCTACTCGCCGGCGCGCTGGCCCTGTGCGGGCCAGTCGCGGCGGTTGCCGCCGACCTCGCCATCATCATCGACGACGTCGGCTACGACCAGCCGCTAGGGGAGCAGGCAGCCACTCTGCCCGGCACCGTGACCCTGGCCTTTCTGCCGGATACGCCCTACGCCGTCCCGCTCGCCCGCCTCGCCTACCGCAACGGCAAGCAGATCATGTTGCATCTGCCGATGCAAAGCCTCGAACCCCACGCGCTGGGTCCCGGCGGACTCACCATGGACATGACCCAAAGCGAGATCCGCCGCACCTTTCTCGCCGATCTGGCCGCCATCCCGCACGTGGCGGGGGTCAACAACCACATGGGCAGCCTGTTGACGCAGAACGCGGGCGACATGGCCTGGCTGATGCAGGATATCCGCTCCGTGGGCGGACTGTTCTTCGTCGACAGCCTGACCACACCACGCTCCGCCGCACTCGAGGAAGCGCGCCGGGCGGGCATCCCGAGCGCGGCCCGCGACGTCTTTCTGGATGACGTCCGCGAACCCGCCTACATCGAGAAGCAACTCGACCAGGCTATTGCCATCGCCCGCGAGCGCGGCAGCGCTATCGCCATCGGTCACCCTTACCCATCCACAATGGCCGTGCTGCGCGCGCGCCTGCCGGAACTGGCCGCGGCCGGCATCCGGCTGGTCAAGGTCAGCGCCCTGATCCGCCAGCGCAGCGCTGGCCTGCTCCGCGCCAGGGAGCACGCTCCGAATGCGCCGGCCACCTACGCCAAGCGTTGA
- a CDS encoding S41 family peptidase has product MTFRSRILSTLCLTLALGAGFGMSSAMADSAATAPQQPKDALPLKELQAFSEIFQRIKQDYVKPVSDKELLDNAIQGMLSGLDPHSAYLDANAFKQLQIDTTGEFGGLGIVVGTKDGFIQVISPIDDTPAQRAGIKPGDIITRINGESVQGIGLDKAVKMMRGKPGTEVKLEVVREGENKPLNFTLKREVIRVDSVKSRMLEPGYGYVRITSFQANTPASLKKAIDQLDRDNKGPLKGLVLDLRNNPGGVLNAAVGVSDTFLNKGLIVYTKGRMPGSDLRYDATPGDILHGAPMVVLVNGGTASAAEIVSGALKDNHRALIVGTRTFGKGSVQTVLPLSRDTAVKLTTALYFTPNGHSIQAEGIEPNIVVEPLAVGKSLTEGFKALREADLSGHLANPDGKVQPRANGKGDPGLARSDFQLYEALTVLKSLVLSAGFHGRSAG; this is encoded by the coding sequence ATGACGTTCAGATCCCGAATCCTGAGCACCCTGTGTCTGACACTGGCACTGGGTGCAGGCTTTGGCATGTCTTCTGCGATGGCGGATAGCGCGGCCACCGCACCGCAGCAACCGAAGGACGCCCTGCCGCTCAAGGAACTACAAGCCTTTAGCGAGATATTCCAGCGCATCAAGCAGGATTATGTGAAACCGGTCAGCGACAAGGAGCTGCTCGATAACGCCATCCAGGGGATGCTTTCCGGGCTCGATCCGCACTCAGCCTACCTCGACGCCAATGCCTTCAAGCAGCTGCAGATCGACACCACCGGCGAATTCGGCGGTCTCGGCATCGTGGTCGGCACCAAGGACGGCTTCATTCAGGTGATATCGCCGATCGACGACACCCCCGCCCAGCGCGCCGGCATCAAGCCCGGCGACATCATCACCCGCATCAATGGCGAATCCGTCCAGGGCATCGGACTGGATAAGGCCGTCAAGATGATGCGCGGCAAGCCCGGCACCGAGGTCAAGCTCGAGGTCGTGCGCGAGGGCGAGAACAAGCCGCTCAACTTCACCCTCAAACGCGAGGTCATTCGCGTCGACAGCGTCAAGAGCCGCATGCTGGAACCGGGATACGGCTACGTGCGCATCACCAGCTTCCAGGCGAACACACCCGCCAGCCTGAAAAAGGCCATCGACCAGCTCGATCGCGACAACAAGGGACCGCTCAAGGGCCTGGTGCTCGATCTGCGCAACAACCCCGGCGGCGTCCTCAACGCCGCGGTAGGCGTTTCAGACACGTTCCTCAACAAGGGACTGATCGTCTACACCAAGGGTCGCATGCCCGGCTCCGACCTGCGTTATGACGCCACCCCTGGCGACATCCTGCATGGCGCCCCGATGGTCGTGCTGGTCAACGGCGGCACCGCCTCGGCGGCGGAAATCGTCTCCGGCGCACTCAAGGACAACCACCGCGCGCTGATCGTCGGCACCCGTACCTTCGGCAAGGGATCGGTGCAGACAGTGCTGCCGCTGTCGCGCGATACGGCCGTCAAGCTCACCACGGCACTCTATTTCACGCCCAACGGGCACTCGATTCAGGCCGAGGGCATCGAACCGAACATCGTGGTCGAACCGCTGGCGGTCGGCAAGTCGCTGACCGAAGGATTCAAGGCGCTGCGCGAGGCTGACCTCTCAGGTCACCTCGCGAACCCCGACGGCAAGGTGCAGCCGCGCGCCAACGGCAAGGGCGATCCTGGGCTGGCACGCAGCGACTTCCAGTTGTACGAAGCCCTGACGGTACTGAAAAGCCTGGTGCTGAGCGCGGGCTTCCACGGCCGTTCGGCCGGCTAG
- a CDS encoding murein hydrolase activator EnvC family protein has protein sequence MRASRFYTTPRLISCLASLVLCLNTAWANGDATRQQLQSIQNRIQKVTRELEAAQGQRGRIEAQLRSSEQAIGAAEDALRQTQSQLIDQRGRLNQLMSRAQTQQTRLRTQIDALSAQVVAAYRTGRQPRLQLLLSQHDPGELSRMLTYYDYLNRARMREIAGAKRNLAGLVRTQQELKRETAVLSATLDQQRRHQHELAQAEAQRRQALAALDRTISSKRARLQDLKQNAKRLQDVVDSISRAVAHSASINALNHTPFGRMRGRLPWPVAGHVLASFGSPRDGSDGVLRWQGTFIHAAQGTPIRAVDAGRVVFADWLRGYGLLLIIDHGHGYMTLYGHDQAIYRPVGSWVRAGEVVASVGDSGGASTSGVYFAIRRDGRPLDPGHWCSGSP, from the coding sequence ATGCGGGCTAGTCGTTTTTATACCACCCCAAGGCTCATCAGCTGCCTGGCCAGTCTGGTGCTATGCCTGAATACCGCCTGGGCCAATGGCGATGCGACTCGCCAGCAGTTGCAGTCGATACAGAACCGTATCCAGAAAGTCACCCGTGAACTCGAGGCCGCACAGGGGCAGCGCGGGCGGATCGAGGCACAGCTGCGCAGCAGCGAGCAGGCGATCGGCGCCGCGGAAGATGCGCTGCGGCAGACCCAGTCCCAGCTGATCGATCAGCGCGGGCGCCTGAACCAGCTAATGTCCCGCGCGCAGACCCAGCAAACCCGGCTCAGAACCCAGATCGACGCGCTCAGCGCGCAGGTGGTCGCGGCTTACCGGACCGGCCGCCAGCCACGCCTGCAACTATTACTCAGTCAACACGATCCGGGCGAACTCAGTCGCATGCTGACGTATTACGACTACCTCAACCGTGCGCGCATGCGGGAAATCGCCGGCGCCAAGCGCAATCTCGCCGGACTGGTACGGACCCAGCAGGAACTCAAGCGCGAAACGGCCGTATTGAGCGCCACCCTGGACCAGCAGCGCCGCCACCAGCACGAACTCGCGCAGGCGGAAGCGCAGAGGCGTCAGGCCCTGGCGGCCCTGGACCGGACGATCAGCAGCAAGCGGGCACGCCTGCAGGACCTTAAACAGAACGCCAAGCGCCTGCAGGACGTCGTCGACTCGATCAGTAGAGCCGTCGCTCACAGCGCCTCGATCAATGCGCTGAACCACACCCCCTTCGGCCGCATGCGTGGTCGGCTACCCTGGCCGGTAGCGGGTCACGTCCTTGCCAGCTTCGGCTCGCCCAGAGACGGCAGCGACGGCGTTCTCAGGTGGCAGGGTACGTTCATTCACGCGGCGCAAGGTACACCCATACGAGCAGTCGATGCCGGCCGCGTGGTGTTCGCTGACTGGCTACGCGGATACGGCCTGCTGCTGATCATCGACCACGGACACGGCTACATGACCCTGTACGGCCACGACCAGGCAATCTATCGGCCAGTTGGCTCCTGGGTTCGCGCGGGCGAGGTCGTAGCCAGCGTGGGCGACAGCGGCGGCGCGAGCACAAGCGGCGTCTACTTTGCCATCCGTCGGGACGGCAGGCCGCTCGATCCGGGCCACTGGTGCAGTGGCTCTCCCTGA
- a CDS encoding ArsR/SmtB family transcription factor has translation MEVVNHELMTLDEDIDRASRSLKAMSHPLRLKILCTLGDQEISVQDIVDSVGTSQSNISQHLAILRDKGILASRKDANKVFYRVSDRRTLKLIGMMQEVFCSSGI, from the coding sequence ATGGAAGTCGTAAATCACGAATTAATGACCCTGGACGAGGATATCGACCGCGCCTCACGTTCCCTCAAGGCCATGTCTCACCCGCTGCGTCTCAAGATTCTTTGCACCCTGGGCGATCAGGAAATCAGCGTGCAGGACATCGTTGACAGTGTGGGCACCTCGCAAAGCAATATTTCCCAGCATCTCGCGATTCTGCGCGACAAGGGTATTCTGGCTTCGCGAAAGGACGCTAATAAGGTGTTCTACCGGGTGAGTGATCGTCGGACGCTGAAGCTGATCGGTATGATGCAGGAAGTCTTTTGCAGTAGTGGCATCTGA
- a CDS encoding rhodanese-like domain-containing protein has translation MHEYLDFVVSNPLPFAVLVFILAMIGWTEFSRMTSGVKHLSASEVVQLMNRDDAVILDVRDDAEVREGMIGKSKHIPLSALGQRLAELDKHREKTVIAYCRSGNRSSQACRMLRKAGFQRVVNLRGGMLAWRDANLPVRKR, from the coding sequence ATGCATGAATATCTAGATTTCGTCGTCAGCAACCCACTGCCGTTCGCGGTGCTCGTATTCATCCTGGCGATGATTGGGTGGACTGAGTTCTCGCGGATGACCAGCGGCGTCAAGCATCTGAGCGCAAGCGAAGTGGTGCAGTTGATGAACCGCGATGATGCAGTGATCCTGGACGTGCGTGACGACGCTGAAGTGCGCGAAGGCATGATCGGCAAGTCCAAGCACATTCCGTTATCGGCCCTCGGGCAGCGTCTCGCCGAGCTGGATAAACATCGCGAGAAGACGGTCATTGCCTATTGCCGCTCAGGCAATCGCTCCTCACAGGCCTGTCGTATGCTACGCAAGGCAGGGTTCCAGCGCGTAGTCAATCTGCGCGGAGGCATGCTGGCTTGGCGCGATGCCAATCTGCCGGTGCGCAAACGGTGA
- the grxC gene encoding glutaredoxin 3 → MSAVAEVILYTTEYCPYCVRARYLLDDKGVAYRDIRIDASRDLRAEMERRSGRTSVPQIFIGDRHIGGYDDMAALDMAGELDPLLADIDDAAE, encoded by the coding sequence GTGAGCGCAGTAGCCGAGGTCATCCTTTATACCACCGAGTATTGCCCGTACTGCGTGCGTGCACGGTATCTGCTCGACGACAAGGGTGTGGCCTACCGAGACATCCGTATCGATGCGAGCCGCGACCTGCGTGCGGAGATGGAGCGGCGTAGCGGGCGTACCAGCGTACCGCAGATATTCATCGGCGACCGTCACATCGGCGGCTACGATGACATGGCGGCGCTTGACATGGCGGGTGAGCTGGACCCACTGCTCGCCGACATCGACGACGCGGCCGAATAG
- the secB gene encoding protein-export chaperone SecB, which produces MTDENSSAEASEQQFGIQKIYLKDVSFESPDAPQVFTREWQPEAEVQLNVGHQVLDAGVWEVELQVTVTARSGERVIYLVEIKQAGVFTAQNIPEEHMGHLLGSYCPNLLFPFAREAVSDLVTKGGFPQLLLAPINFDALYMQQLEQQGAANEAASTSH; this is translated from the coding sequence ATGACCGACGAAAACAGCAGCGCCGAAGCCAGCGAACAGCAGTTTGGTATCCAGAAAATCTATCTCAAGGATGTTTCCTTCGAATCGCCTGATGCGCCGCAGGTGTTCACGCGCGAATGGCAGCCGGAGGCGGAAGTGCAGCTGAACGTCGGCCATCAGGTGCTGGATGCGGGGGTTTGGGAAGTCGAGCTGCAAGTCACGGTCACAGCCCGTTCCGGCGAGCGAGTGATCTATCTGGTCGAGATCAAACAGGCAGGCGTGTTTACCGCACAGAACATTCCTGAAGAACACATGGGTCACCTGCTCGGCAGCTACTGCCCCAACCTGCTCTTCCCGTTCGCACGCGAAGCGGTTTCCGATCTGGTTACCAAGGGTGGTTTCCCGCAGCTGCTGCTCGCGCCGATCAACTTCGACGCGCTGTACATGCAGCAGCTCGAGCAGCAGGGTGCTGCCAACGAGGCGGCCAGTACCAGCCACTAA
- a CDS encoding NAD(P)H-dependent glycerol-3-phosphate dehydrogenase: MRQDDAPLAVLGAGSWGTAIAVLLAGNGRECLLWSRDAAHAARMAESRRNERYLGDVILPHGLRPTADLDAVLGEAADIVIAVPSAAFTDFVSGIALRLRASARVAWLTKGLDRSGADTLDQVIARHLGEARPRAVISGPSFAAEVAHGQPTAVTVASPEPAFAEEVAGWLRNPLFRVYTSDDILGVELGGALKNVLAIAVGISDGLGFGANARAALITRGLAELMRLFHAAGARPETLMGLSGLGDLVLTCTDDQSRNRRLGLALGRGETLEAALAGIGRVVEGVTTSRTVMQVAERYGVELPICEQVYRVIHQGLPAQRAVQALLARDPRPELGASFGELPQRPPAKPF; this comes from the coding sequence ATGCGGCAAGACGACGCGCCACTCGCGGTACTCGGTGCCGGCTCCTGGGGCACGGCCATCGCCGTGCTGTTGGCCGGTAACGGGCGCGAATGTCTGCTGTGGAGCCGCGACGCCGCACATGCCGCACGGATGGCGGAAAGCCGCCGAAACGAACGCTATCTGGGCGACGTCATACTCCCGCACGGTCTTCGACCCACGGCGGATCTCGACGCGGTGCTCGGGGAAGCGGCGGATATCGTGATCGCAGTGCCGAGTGCCGCCTTCACCGATTTCGTCAGTGGCATCGCGCTGCGGCTGCGTGCTTCGGCTCGTGTCGCCTGGCTGACCAAGGGGTTGGACCGCAGCGGTGCCGATACGCTCGACCAAGTGATTGCCCGGCATCTGGGCGAAGCCCGGCCTCGTGCGGTGATCTCCGGGCCCAGTTTTGCCGCCGAGGTGGCGCACGGCCAGCCGACTGCGGTTACCGTGGCCTCCCCTGAGCCGGCCTTCGCCGAGGAGGTGGCCGGCTGGTTGCGCAATCCGCTGTTTCGCGTCTACACCAGCGACGACATCCTCGGCGTGGAGCTCGGTGGCGCGTTGAAGAACGTGCTGGCCATAGCGGTCGGCATTTCCGACGGGCTGGGTTTCGGTGCCAATGCGCGCGCGGCGCTGATCACGCGCGGGCTGGCGGAACTGATGCGCCTGTTTCATGCCGCCGGCGCCAGGCCGGAAACCCTGATGGGGCTATCCGGCCTGGGCGATCTGGTGTTGACCTGCACCGACGACCAGTCGCGCAACCGGCGGCTTGGACTGGCGCTGGGGCGCGGGGAGACGCTGGAAGCTGCGCTGGCTGGCATCGGTCGGGTGGTCGAAGGCGTCACAACCTCCCGGACGGTGATGCAGGTGGCCGAACGCTACGGCGTGGAGCTGCCGATCTGCGAGCAGGTCTACCGCGTCATCCACCAGGGGCTGCCGGCACAGCGAGCGGTACAGGCGCTGCTTGCGCGCGACCCGAGGCCCGAGCTCGGCGCTTCTTTCGGCGAACTGCCTCAGAGGCCACCGGCGAAGCCGTTCTGA
- the trmL gene encoding tRNA (uridine(34)/cytosine(34)/5-carboxymethylaminomethyluridine(34)-2'-O)-methyltransferase TrmL has product MFHVVLYQPEIPPNTGNVIRLCANTGCHLHLIRPLGFVLDDRRLRRAGLDYHEWAEVREYDSLEEFAEAARPARSFAMSTRGTGHLADTLFKPGDAFVFGPETRGLPQHVLDNYSPERRLRLPMLPHSRSLNLSNSVAVTVFEAWRQNGFAGGL; this is encoded by the coding sequence ATGTTCCACGTCGTCCTCTATCAACCCGAAATCCCGCCCAACACGGGTAATGTGATCCGCCTGTGCGCCAACACCGGCTGCCATCTGCATCTGATCCGGCCGCTCGGCTTCGTCCTCGACGACCGCCGCCTGCGTCGCGCAGGATTGGATTACCATGAGTGGGCCGAGGTCCGCGAGTATGACAGCCTGGAGGAGTTCGCAGAAGCGGCACGCCCGGCACGCAGCTTCGCGATGAGCACGCGCGGCACAGGCCATCTTGCGGACACGCTGTTCAAACCGGGAGACGCCTTCGTCTTCGGCCCGGAAACCCGCGGACTGCCGCAACACGTACTCGACAACTACTCACCTGAACGCCGGCTGCGCCTGCCCATGCTGCCGCACAGCCGCAGCCTGAACCTATCCAACAGCGTGGCGGTAACCGTGTTCGAGGCTTGGCGTCAGAACGGCTTCGCCGGTGGCCTCTGA
- a CDS encoding dihydroorotate dehydrogenase, translated as MSERINDPRLAVDFCGLKLATPLVLLSGCVGFGEEYTRVSGYSNRDAGAVCLKGTTQAPRLGNPAHRVYETPAGMLNAIGLQNPGGDRVVDEILPTLDFNETRFIANVSGSTVEEYEAVTRRFDDSPIDAIEINISCPNVKEGGVAFGNDPDMSARVVEACRRATDKPLITKLSPNQTDIAENARRCIEAGTDGFSAINTLMGMAVDIHARRPYIGNNQGGLSGPAIKPIALLKVNQVYQVARRHGVPIIGQGGVASAEDAIEFLLAGATTVGVGTALFYDPLILPKINAGLLAYLDRYGHSSVSELTGAMVPNGASSACT; from the coding sequence ATGAGCGAGCGTATTAACGACCCCAGATTGGCGGTGGATTTTTGCGGCTTGAAGCTGGCCACGCCGTTGGTGCTGCTGTCGGGCTGCGTCGGCTTCGGCGAAGAATACACGCGCGTGTCGGGCTACTCCAACCGCGACGCCGGGGCGGTCTGCCTGAAGGGCACCACCCAGGCGCCGCGACTGGGCAATCCGGCGCACCGGGTGTACGAGACGCCGGCCGGCATGCTCAATGCGATCGGGCTGCAGAATCCGGGGGGCGACCGCGTGGTGGACGAAATTCTGCCGACCCTGGATTTCAACGAGACGCGATTTATCGCCAACGTCTCGGGTTCCACCGTGGAGGAATACGAGGCGGTGACCCGGCGTTTCGACGACTCGCCCATCGACGCCATCGAGATCAACATTTCCTGCCCCAACGTCAAGGAAGGCGGCGTCGCCTTCGGCAACGATCCGGACATGTCTGCGCGTGTGGTTGAGGCCTGTCGGCGCGCGACGGACAAGCCGCTCATCACCAAGCTTTCACCCAATCAGACGGATATTGCGGAGAACGCGCGCCGCTGTATCGAAGCCGGCACCGATGGCTTCTCCGCCATCAACACGCTGATGGGGATGGCCGTCGACATTCATGCCCGACGTCCCTACATCGGCAACAATCAAGGCGGTCTGTCGGGACCCGCAATCAAGCCGATTGCGTTGCTCAAGGTGAATCAGGTGTATCAGGTAGCGCGCCGTCACGGCGTGCCGATCATCGGCCAGGGCGGGGTAGCCAGTGCGGAGGACGCGATCGAGTTTCTGCTGGCTGGCGCAACCACCGTGGGCGTGGGTACCGCCCTCTTCTACGACCCTCTGATACTGCCTAAGATCAATGCCGGTCTGCTGGCTTATCTCGACCGCTATGGACATTCCAGCGTCAGCGAGCTGACCGGTGCGATGGTGCCGAATGGGGCGTCCAGCGCCTGCACCTGA
- the ntrC gene encoding nitrogen regulation protein NR(I), protein MTETKDTIWVVDDDRSIRWVLERALGGAGFEVAAFEDAESVLRQLEVQRPRVIISDIRMPGQDGLALLDRLRNQYQEIPVIIITAHSDLDAAVAAYQGGAFEYLPKPFDVDEAVELARRACQRARQQSPAGGIDTSREETPEILGEAPAMQEVFRAIGRLARSNITVLITGESGTGKELVARALHRHSPRSAGPYIALNTAAIPRDLLESELFGHERGAFTGAQTQRRGRFEQADGGTLFLDEIGDMPAELQTRLLRVLADGEFYRVGGHTPIHVDVRIIAATHQDLEKRVKEGLFREDLFHRLNVIRIRIPPLRERNEDIPLLLDHFLKQAADELQTSPKTPRQEVSDYLRRYQWPGNVRELENTCRWLTVMASGNEIHLEDLPPELRQINAEEGGLDWEDPLTRWAERQAALNEQPLLDMATPRMERILIEVALRRTGGRRQDASKLLGWGRNTLTRKIKELGMAVGDEDGHEDDGD, encoded by the coding sequence ATGACCGAAACCAAGGACACGATCTGGGTCGTCGACGACGACCGTTCGATCCGTTGGGTGCTGGAACGCGCCCTGGGCGGGGCGGGCTTCGAGGTCGCCGCCTTCGAGGATGCCGAATCGGTATTGCGCCAACTGGAGGTGCAGCGGCCTCGCGTGATCATCAGCGACATCCGCATGCCCGGCCAGGACGGCCTCGCCCTGCTCGATCGCCTGCGCAACCAGTACCAGGAAATCCCCGTCATCATCATCACCGCGCATTCCGACCTGGATGCCGCGGTCGCCGCGTATCAGGGCGGCGCCTTCGAATACCTGCCCAAGCCCTTCGACGTGGACGAGGCAGTCGAGCTCGCCCGTCGCGCCTGTCAGCGCGCCCGCCAGCAGTCGCCGGCCGGCGGCATCGACACCTCGCGCGAGGAAACCCCCGAGATTCTCGGCGAGGCGCCCGCCATGCAGGAGGTGTTCCGCGCCATTGGCCGACTGGCCCGCTCGAACATCACCGTGCTGATCACCGGTGAATCCGGGACCGGCAAGGAACTGGTCGCGCGCGCGCTGCATCGCCACAGCCCGCGTTCGGCCGGCCCGTACATCGCCCTCAACACAGCAGCCATCCCACGCGACCTCCTGGAATCCGAGCTCTTCGGTCACGAACGCGGCGCCTTCACCGGTGCGCAAACGCAACGTCGCGGCCGCTTCGAGCAGGCCGACGGCGGCACGCTGTTCCTCGACGAGATCGGCGACATGCCCGCGGAACTGCAGACCCGGCTGCTGCGCGTGCTGGCCGACGGCGAGTTCTACCGCGTCGGCGGACACACGCCGATCCACGTCGACGTGCGCATCATCGCGGCCACGCACCAGGATTTGGAGAAACGCGTCAAGGAAGGCTTATTCCGCGAGGATCTGTTCCACCGCCTGAACGTGATCCGCATCCGCATTCCACCGCTGCGCGAGCGCAACGAGGATATTCCGCTGCTGCTCGACCACTTCCTCAAACAAGCAGCGGACGAACTGCAGACCAGCCCGAAGACGCCACGCCAGGAAGTCAGTGACTATCTGCGCCGCTACCAGTGGCCGGGCAACGTGCGCGAACTAGAAAACACCTGCCGCTGGCTCACCGTGATGGCCTCGGGCAATGAGATCCATCTTGAGGACCTGCCGCCCGAACTGCGTCAGATCAACGCCGAGGAGGGCGGGCTGGACTGGGAGGACCCGTTGACGCGCTGGGCCGAACGCCAGGCGGCACTCAACGAACAGCCGCTGCTCGACATGGCCACGCCGCGCATGGAGAGAATTCTGATCGAGGTCGCGCTCAGACGTACCGGCGGTCGCCGTCAGGACGCCTCGAAGCTGCTCGGATGGGGTCGCAATACGCTGACGCGCAAGATCAAGGAACTCGGCATGGCCGTGGGCGACGAAGACGGCCACGAGGACGACGGCGACTGA